Proteins from a genomic interval of Bombyx mori chromosome 8, ASM3026992v2:
- the Loqs gene encoding loquacious isoform X11: protein MEGNTVHPHPSVVPGLPPGVIHGMTVHGSGPNGEHIPHGPRRRYQTRPKPNNLQRLPLDEAAKREMESLPTKTPVSVLQELLARRGTVPKYELVQIEGMIHEPTFRYRVTVADLVAMGTGRSKKEAKHSAAKALLDKLTGATPADQTTNGNVPETGAVVPTFEDKLMGNPVGWLQELCMSRFWPPPSYHAENDDNVNRLSGLPHERQFTIICTLLKRREVGTGKSKKLAKRQAAYKMWQALQDNPPESFQNDDEVTPLNNKDFNFVQFLQEIASEQSFEVTYVDIEEKSMTGLCQCLVQLSTLPVAVCHGAGLTSKDAQSSAAQNALEYLKIMTKK, encoded by the exons ATGGAAGGGAATACGGTCCACCCGCATCCATCTGTGGTACCGGGTTTACCACCCGGTGTTATCCATGGAATGACAGTGCACGGCAGTGGACCGAACGGTGAACACATTCCTCACGGTCCAAGACGCCGCTATCAGACCCGACCCAAACCTAATAACTTGCAAAGATTGCCTTTGGACGAGGCGGCCAAGAGG GAAATGGAATCACTTCCTACAAAGACTCCTGTCTCTGTTTTGCAAGAGCTGTTGGCACGTCGTGGAACTGTTCCTAAATATGAACTAGTCCAGATAGAAGGCATGATACATGAACCCACTTTCCGGTACAGAGTAACTGTGGCTGATTTAGTTG cAATGGGCACTGGTCGCTCAAAAAAAGAGGCAAAGCACTCTGCAGCCAAGGCTTTACTGGACAAGTTAACTGGTGCTACACCAGCTGATCAGACTACCAATGGCAATGTTCCTGAAAC tgGTGCTGTAGTACCTACATTTGAAGATAAACTAATGGGTAATCCTGTTGGATggcttcaggagttgtgtatgtCACGATTCTGGCCACCACCATCTTACCATGCTGAAAACGATGACAATGTTAATAGAC TTTCAGGTTTGCCCCATGAACGTCAATTTACGATCATTTGCACATTGCTCAAGCGCCGTGAAGTTGGTACAGGCAAGTCAAAGAAATTAGCTAAACGGCAAGCTGCCTACAAGATGTGGCAGGCCTTACAGGACAACCCACCAGAATCCTTCCAGAATGATGATGAG gTGACACCACTAAACAATAAGGATTTTAACTTCGTTCAGTTCTTGCAAGAAATAGCATCAGAGCAATCTTTTGAGGTGACCTATGTCGACATAGAAGAAAAGTCTATGACTGGTCTATGTCAGTGTCTTGTCCAGCTTTCCACATTGCCAGTAGCTGTATGCCACGGAGCCGGCCTCACCAGCAAGGATGCCCAGTCATCTGCTGCTCAGAACGCCTTGGAGTATCTCAAGATTATGACCAAAAAGTGA
- the Loqs gene encoding loquacious isoform X10, whose amino-acid sequence MEGNTVHPHPSVVPGLPPGVIHGMTVHGSGPNGEHIPHGPRRRYQTRPKPNNLQRLPLDEAAKRVMREMESLPTKTPVSVLQELLARRGTVPKYELVQIEGMIHEPTFRYRVTVADLVAMGTGRSKKEAKHSAAKALLDKLTGATPADQTTNGNVPETGAVVPTFEDKLMGNPVGWLQELCMSRFWPPPSYHAENDDNVNRRLPHERQFTIICTLLKRREVGTGKSKKLAKRQAAYKMWQALQDNPPESFQNDDEVTPLNNKDFNFVQFLQEIASEQSFEVTYVDIEEKSMTGLCQCLVQLSTLPVAVCHGAGLTSKDAQSSAAQNALEYLKIMTKK is encoded by the exons ATGGAAGGGAATACGGTCCACCCGCATCCATCTGTGGTACCGGGTTTACCACCCGGTGTTATCCATGGAATGACAGTGCACGGCAGTGGACCGAACGGTGAACACATTCCTCACGGTCCAAGACGCCGCTATCAGACCCGACCCAAACCTAATAACTTGCAAAGATTGCCTTTGGACGAGGCGGCCAAGAGGGTAATGCGG GAAATGGAATCACTTCCTACAAAGACTCCTGTCTCTGTTTTGCAAGAGCTGTTGGCACGTCGTGGAACTGTTCCTAAATATGAACTAGTCCAGATAGAAGGCATGATACATGAACCCACTTTCCGGTACAGAGTAACTGTGGCTGATTTAGTTG cAATGGGCACTGGTCGCTCAAAAAAAGAGGCAAAGCACTCTGCAGCCAAGGCTTTACTGGACAAGTTAACTGGTGCTACACCAGCTGATCAGACTACCAATGGCAATGTTCCTGAAAC tgGTGCTGTAGTACCTACATTTGAAGATAAACTAATGGGTAATCCTGTTGGATggcttcaggagttgtgtatgtCACGATTCTGGCCACCACCATCTTACCATGCTGAAAACGATGACAATGTTAATAGAC GTTTGCCCCATGAACGTCAATTTACGATCATTTGCACATTGCTCAAGCGCCGTGAAGTTGGTACAGGCAAGTCAAAGAAATTAGCTAAACGGCAAGCTGCCTACAAGATGTGGCAGGCCTTACAGGACAACCCACCAGAATCCTTCCAGAATGATGATGAG gTGACACCACTAAACAATAAGGATTTTAACTTCGTTCAGTTCTTGCAAGAAATAGCATCAGAGCAATCTTTTGAGGTGACCTATGTCGACATAGAAGAAAAGTCTATGACTGGTCTATGTCAGTGTCTTGTCCAGCTTTCCACATTGCCAGTAGCTGTATGCCACGGAGCCGGCCTCACCAGCAAGGATGCCCAGTCATCTGCTGCTCAGAACGCCTTGGAGTATCTCAAGATTATGACCAAAAAGTGA
- the Loqs gene encoding loquacious isoform X12, which produces MEGNTVHPHPSVVPGLPPGVIHGMTVHGSGPNGEHIPHGPRRRYQTRPKPNNLQRLPLDEAAKREMESLPTKTPVSVLQELLARRGTVPKYELVQIEGMIHEPTFRYRVTVADLVAMGTGRSKKEAKHSAAKALLDKLTGATPADQTTNGNVPETGAVVPTFEDKLMGNPVGWLQELCMSRFWPPPSYHAENDDNVNRRLPHERQFTIICTLLKRREVGTGKSKKLAKRQAAYKMWQALQDNPPESFQNDDEVTPLNNKDFNFVQFLQEIASEQSFEVTYVDIEEKSMTGLCQCLVQLSTLPVAVCHGAGLTSKDAQSSAAQNALEYLKIMTKK; this is translated from the exons ATGGAAGGGAATACGGTCCACCCGCATCCATCTGTGGTACCGGGTTTACCACCCGGTGTTATCCATGGAATGACAGTGCACGGCAGTGGACCGAACGGTGAACACATTCCTCACGGTCCAAGACGCCGCTATCAGACCCGACCCAAACCTAATAACTTGCAAAGATTGCCTTTGGACGAGGCGGCCAAGAGG GAAATGGAATCACTTCCTACAAAGACTCCTGTCTCTGTTTTGCAAGAGCTGTTGGCACGTCGTGGAACTGTTCCTAAATATGAACTAGTCCAGATAGAAGGCATGATACATGAACCCACTTTCCGGTACAGAGTAACTGTGGCTGATTTAGTTG cAATGGGCACTGGTCGCTCAAAAAAAGAGGCAAAGCACTCTGCAGCCAAGGCTTTACTGGACAAGTTAACTGGTGCTACACCAGCTGATCAGACTACCAATGGCAATGTTCCTGAAAC tgGTGCTGTAGTACCTACATTTGAAGATAAACTAATGGGTAATCCTGTTGGATggcttcaggagttgtgtatgtCACGATTCTGGCCACCACCATCTTACCATGCTGAAAACGATGACAATGTTAATAGAC GTTTGCCCCATGAACGTCAATTTACGATCATTTGCACATTGCTCAAGCGCCGTGAAGTTGGTACAGGCAAGTCAAAGAAATTAGCTAAACGGCAAGCTGCCTACAAGATGTGGCAGGCCTTACAGGACAACCCACCAGAATCCTTCCAGAATGATGATGAG gTGACACCACTAAACAATAAGGATTTTAACTTCGTTCAGTTCTTGCAAGAAATAGCATCAGAGCAATCTTTTGAGGTGACCTATGTCGACATAGAAGAAAAGTCTATGACTGGTCTATGTCAGTGTCTTGTCCAGCTTTCCACATTGCCAGTAGCTGTATGCCACGGAGCCGGCCTCACCAGCAAGGATGCCCAGTCATCTGCTGCTCAGAACGCCTTGGAGTATCTCAAGATTATGACCAAAAAGTGA
- the Loqs gene encoding loquacious isoform X8 codes for MEGNTVHPHPSVVPGLPPGVIHGMTVHGSGPNGEHIPHGPRRRYQTRPKPNNLQRLPLDEAAKRVMREMESLPTKTPVSVLQELLARRGTVPKYELVQIEGMIHEPTFRYRVTVADLVAMGTGRSKKEAKHSAAKALLDKLTGATPADQTTNGNVPETGAVVPTFEDKLMGNPVGWLQELCMSRFWPPPSYHAENDDNVNRLSGLPHERQFTIICTLLKRREVGTGKSKKLAKRQAAYKMWQALQDNPPESFQNDDEVTPLNNKDFNFVQFLQEIASEQSFEVTYVDIEEKSMTGLCQCLVQLSTLPVAVCHGAGLTSKDAQSSAAQNALEYLKIMTKK; via the exons ATGGAAGGGAATACGGTCCACCCGCATCCATCTGTGGTACCGGGTTTACCACCCGGTGTTATCCATGGAATGACAGTGCACGGCAGTGGACCGAACGGTGAACACATTCCTCACGGTCCAAGACGCCGCTATCAGACCCGACCCAAACCTAATAACTTGCAAAGATTGCCTTTGGACGAGGCGGCCAAGAGGGTAATGCGG GAAATGGAATCACTTCCTACAAAGACTCCTGTCTCTGTTTTGCAAGAGCTGTTGGCACGTCGTGGAACTGTTCCTAAATATGAACTAGTCCAGATAGAAGGCATGATACATGAACCCACTTTCCGGTACAGAGTAACTGTGGCTGATTTAGTTG cAATGGGCACTGGTCGCTCAAAAAAAGAGGCAAAGCACTCTGCAGCCAAGGCTTTACTGGACAAGTTAACTGGTGCTACACCAGCTGATCAGACTACCAATGGCAATGTTCCTGAAAC tgGTGCTGTAGTACCTACATTTGAAGATAAACTAATGGGTAATCCTGTTGGATggcttcaggagttgtgtatgtCACGATTCTGGCCACCACCATCTTACCATGCTGAAAACGATGACAATGTTAATAGAC TTTCAGGTTTGCCCCATGAACGTCAATTTACGATCATTTGCACATTGCTCAAGCGCCGTGAAGTTGGTACAGGCAAGTCAAAGAAATTAGCTAAACGGCAAGCTGCCTACAAGATGTGGCAGGCCTTACAGGACAACCCACCAGAATCCTTCCAGAATGATGATGAG gTGACACCACTAAACAATAAGGATTTTAACTTCGTTCAGTTCTTGCAAGAAATAGCATCAGAGCAATCTTTTGAGGTGACCTATGTCGACATAGAAGAAAAGTCTATGACTGGTCTATGTCAGTGTCTTGTCCAGCTTTCCACATTGCCAGTAGCTGTATGCCACGGAGCCGGCCTCACCAGCAAGGATGCCCAGTCATCTGCTGCTCAGAACGCCTTGGAGTATCTCAAGATTATGACCAAAAAGTGA
- the Loqs gene encoding loquacious (The RefSeq protein has 8 substitutions, 2 frameshifts compared to this genomic sequence): MEGNTVHPHPSVVPGLPPGVIHGMTVHGSGPNGEHFPHGPRRRYQTRPKPNNLQRLPLDEAAKRKMETLPTKTPVSVLQELLARRETVPKYELLQIEGMIHEPTFRYRVTVADLFAMGTGRSKKEAKHSAAKALLDKLTGATPSDQTTNGSVPETGAVVPTFEDKLMGNPVGWLRSCVCHDSGHHHLTMLKTMTMLIDQFQVCPHERQFTIICTLLKRREVGTGKSKKLAKRQAAYKMWQALQDNPPESFQNDDEGGVAARYADLKDSKISTLTTSHSHKVSQFHKHLKQSVGPNLAKLQVTPLNNKDFNFVQFLQEIASEQSFEVTYVDIEEKSMTGLCQCLVQLSTLPVAVCHGAGLTSKDAQSSAAQNALEYLKIMTKK; the protein is encoded by the exons ATGGAAGGGAATACGGTCCACCCGCATCCATCTGTGGTACCGGGTTTACCACCCGGTGTTATCCATGGAATGACAGTGCACGGCAGTGGACCGAACGGTGAACACATTCCTCACGGTCCAAGACGCCGCTATCAGACCCGACCCAAACCTAATAACTTGCAAAGATTGCCTTTGGACGAGGCGGCCAAGAGG GAAATGGAATCACTTCCTACAAAGACTCCTGTCTCTGTTTTGCAAGAGCTGTTGGCACGTCGTGGAACTGTTCCTAAATATGAACTAGTCCAGATAGAAGGCATGATACATGAACCCACTTTCCGGTACAGAGTAACTGTGGCTGATTTAGTTG cAATGGGCACTGGTCGCTCAAAAAAAGAGGCAAAGCACTCTGCAGCCAAGGCTTTACTGGACAAGTTAACTGGTGCTACACCAGCTGATCAGACTACCAATGGCAATGTTCCTGAAAC tgGTGCTGTAGTACCTACATTTGAAGATAAACTAATGGGTAATCCTGTTGGATggcttc ggagttgtgtatgtCACGATTCTGGCCACCACCATCTTACCATGCTGAAAACGATGACAATGTTAATAGAC CAGTTTCAGGTTTGCC ATGAACGTCAATTTACGATCATTTGCACATTGCTCAAGCGCCGTGAAGTTGGTACAGGCAAGTCAAAGAAATTAGCTAAACGGCAAGCTGCCTACAAGATGTGGCAGGCCTTACAGGACAACCCACCAGAATCCTTCCAGAATGATGATGAG gGCGGTGTTGCGGCCCGTTATGCCGATTTGAAAGATAGTAAAATCTCCACATTGACCACGAGCCATAGCCATAAAGTGTCGCAGTTCCACAAACATCTCAAACAGTCTGTTGGCCCCAACCTGGCCAAGTTGCAG gTGACACCACTAAACAATAAGGATTTTAACTTCGTTCAGTTCTTGCAAGAAATAGCATCAGAGCAATCTTTTGAGGTGACCTATGTCGACATAGAAGAAAAGTCTATGACTGGTCTATGTCAGTGTCTTGTCCAGCTTTCCACATTGCCAGTAGCTGTATGCCACGGAGCCGGCCTCACCAGCAAGGATGCCCAGTCATCTGCTGCTCAGAACGCCTTGGAGTATCTCAAGATTATGACCAAAAAGTGA
- the Loqs gene encoding loquacious isoform X3 codes for MEGNTVHPHPSVVPGLPPGVIHGMTVHGSGPNGEHIPHGPRRRYQTRPKPNNLQRLPLDEAAKRVMREMESLPTKTPVSVLQELLARRGTVPKYELVQIEGMIHEPTFRYRVTVADLVAMGTGRSKKEAKHSAAKALLDKLTGATPADQTTNGNVPETGAVVPTFEDKLMGNPVGWLQELCMSRFWPPPSYHAENDDNVNRRLPHERQFTIICTLLKRREVGTGKSKKLAKRQAAYKMWQALQDNPPESFQNDDEGGVAARYADLKDSKISTLTTSHSHKVSQFHKHLKQSVGPNLAKLQVTPLNNKDFNFVQFLQEIASEQSFEVTYVDIEEKSMTGLCQCLVQLSTLPVAVCHGAGLTSKDAQSSAAQNALEYLKIMTKK; via the exons ATGGAAGGGAATACGGTCCACCCGCATCCATCTGTGGTACCGGGTTTACCACCCGGTGTTATCCATGGAATGACAGTGCACGGCAGTGGACCGAACGGTGAACACATTCCTCACGGTCCAAGACGCCGCTATCAGACCCGACCCAAACCTAATAACTTGCAAAGATTGCCTTTGGACGAGGCGGCCAAGAGGGTAATGCGG GAAATGGAATCACTTCCTACAAAGACTCCTGTCTCTGTTTTGCAAGAGCTGTTGGCACGTCGTGGAACTGTTCCTAAATATGAACTAGTCCAGATAGAAGGCATGATACATGAACCCACTTTCCGGTACAGAGTAACTGTGGCTGATTTAGTTG cAATGGGCACTGGTCGCTCAAAAAAAGAGGCAAAGCACTCTGCAGCCAAGGCTTTACTGGACAAGTTAACTGGTGCTACACCAGCTGATCAGACTACCAATGGCAATGTTCCTGAAAC tgGTGCTGTAGTACCTACATTTGAAGATAAACTAATGGGTAATCCTGTTGGATggcttcaggagttgtgtatgtCACGATTCTGGCCACCACCATCTTACCATGCTGAAAACGATGACAATGTTAATAGAC GTTTGCCCCATGAACGTCAATTTACGATCATTTGCACATTGCTCAAGCGCCGTGAAGTTGGTACAGGCAAGTCAAAGAAATTAGCTAAACGGCAAGCTGCCTACAAGATGTGGCAGGCCTTACAGGACAACCCACCAGAATCCTTCCAGAATGATGATGAG gGCGGTGTTGCGGCCCGTTATGCCGATTTGAAAGATAGTAAAATCTCCACATTGACCACGAGCCATAGCCATAAAGTGTCGCAGTTCCACAAACATCTCAAACAGTCTGTTGGCCCCAACCTGGCCAAGTTGCAG gTGACACCACTAAACAATAAGGATTTTAACTTCGTTCAGTTCTTGCAAGAAATAGCATCAGAGCAATCTTTTGAGGTGACCTATGTCGACATAGAAGAAAAGTCTATGACTGGTCTATGTCAGTGTCTTGTCCAGCTTTCCACATTGCCAGTAGCTGTATGCCACGGAGCCGGCCTCACCAGCAAGGATGCCCAGTCATCTGCTGCTCAGAACGCCTTGGAGTATCTCAAGATTATGACCAAAAAGTGA
- the Loqs gene encoding loquacious isoform X5 — MEGNTVHPHPSVVPGLPPGVIHGMTVHGSGPNGEHIPHGPRRRYQTRPKPNNLQRLPLDEAAKREMESLPTKTPVSVLQELLARRGTVPKYELVQIEGMIHEPTFRYRVTVADLVAMGTGRSKKEAKHSAAKALLDKLTGATPADQTTNGNVPETGAVVPTFEDKLMGNPVGWLQELCMSRFWPPPSYHAENDDNVNRLSGLPHERQFTIICTLLKRREVGTGKSKKLAKRQAAYKMWQALQDNPPESFQNDDEGGVAARYADLKDSKISTLTTSHSHKVSQFHKHLKQSVGPNLAKLQVTPLNNKDFNFVQFLQEIASEQSFEVTYVDIEEKSMTGLCQCLVQLSTLPVAVCHGAGLTSKDAQSSAAQNALEYLKIMTKK; from the exons ATGGAAGGGAATACGGTCCACCCGCATCCATCTGTGGTACCGGGTTTACCACCCGGTGTTATCCATGGAATGACAGTGCACGGCAGTGGACCGAACGGTGAACACATTCCTCACGGTCCAAGACGCCGCTATCAGACCCGACCCAAACCTAATAACTTGCAAAGATTGCCTTTGGACGAGGCGGCCAAGAGG GAAATGGAATCACTTCCTACAAAGACTCCTGTCTCTGTTTTGCAAGAGCTGTTGGCACGTCGTGGAACTGTTCCTAAATATGAACTAGTCCAGATAGAAGGCATGATACATGAACCCACTTTCCGGTACAGAGTAACTGTGGCTGATTTAGTTG cAATGGGCACTGGTCGCTCAAAAAAAGAGGCAAAGCACTCTGCAGCCAAGGCTTTACTGGACAAGTTAACTGGTGCTACACCAGCTGATCAGACTACCAATGGCAATGTTCCTGAAAC tgGTGCTGTAGTACCTACATTTGAAGATAAACTAATGGGTAATCCTGTTGGATggcttcaggagttgtgtatgtCACGATTCTGGCCACCACCATCTTACCATGCTGAAAACGATGACAATGTTAATAGAC TTTCAGGTTTGCCCCATGAACGTCAATTTACGATCATTTGCACATTGCTCAAGCGCCGTGAAGTTGGTACAGGCAAGTCAAAGAAATTAGCTAAACGGCAAGCTGCCTACAAGATGTGGCAGGCCTTACAGGACAACCCACCAGAATCCTTCCAGAATGATGATGAG gGCGGTGTTGCGGCCCGTTATGCCGATTTGAAAGATAGTAAAATCTCCACATTGACCACGAGCCATAGCCATAAAGTGTCGCAGTTCCACAAACATCTCAAACAGTCTGTTGGCCCCAACCTGGCCAAGTTGCAG gTGACACCACTAAACAATAAGGATTTTAACTTCGTTCAGTTCTTGCAAGAAATAGCATCAGAGCAATCTTTTGAGGTGACCTATGTCGACATAGAAGAAAAGTCTATGACTGGTCTATGTCAGTGTCTTGTCCAGCTTTCCACATTGCCAGTAGCTGTATGCCACGGAGCCGGCCTCACCAGCAAGGATGCCCAGTCATCTGCTGCTCAGAACGCCTTGGAGTATCTCAAGATTATGACCAAAAAGTGA
- the Loqs gene encoding loquacious isoform X1, whose amino-acid sequence MEGNTVHPHPSVVPGLPPGVIHGMTVHGSGPNGEHIPHGPRRRYQTRPKPNNLQRLPLDEAAKRVMREMESLPTKTPVSVLQELLARRGTVPKYELVQIEGMIHEPTFRYRVTVADLVAMGTGRSKKEAKHSAAKALLDKLTGATPADQTTNGNVPETGAVVPTFEDKLMGNPVGWLQELCMSRFWPPPSYHAENDDNVNRPVSGLPHERQFTIICTLLKRREVGTGKSKKLAKRQAAYKMWQALQDNPPESFQNDDEGGVAARYADLKDSKISTLTTSHSHKVSQFHKHLKQSVGPNLAKLQVTPLNNKDFNFVQFLQEIASEQSFEVTYVDIEEKSMTGLCQCLVQLSTLPVAVCHGAGLTSKDAQSSAAQNALEYLKIMTKK is encoded by the exons ATGGAAGGGAATACGGTCCACCCGCATCCATCTGTGGTACCGGGTTTACCACCCGGTGTTATCCATGGAATGACAGTGCACGGCAGTGGACCGAACGGTGAACACATTCCTCACGGTCCAAGACGCCGCTATCAGACCCGACCCAAACCTAATAACTTGCAAAGATTGCCTTTGGACGAGGCGGCCAAGAGGGTAATGCGG GAAATGGAATCACTTCCTACAAAGACTCCTGTCTCTGTTTTGCAAGAGCTGTTGGCACGTCGTGGAACTGTTCCTAAATATGAACTAGTCCAGATAGAAGGCATGATACATGAACCCACTTTCCGGTACAGAGTAACTGTGGCTGATTTAGTTG cAATGGGCACTGGTCGCTCAAAAAAAGAGGCAAAGCACTCTGCAGCCAAGGCTTTACTGGACAAGTTAACTGGTGCTACACCAGCTGATCAGACTACCAATGGCAATGTTCCTGAAAC tgGTGCTGTAGTACCTACATTTGAAGATAAACTAATGGGTAATCCTGTTGGATggcttcaggagttgtgtatgtCACGATTCTGGCCACCACCATCTTACCATGCTGAAAACGATGACAATGTTAATAGAC CAGTTTCAGGTTTGCCCCATGAACGTCAATTTACGATCATTTGCACATTGCTCAAGCGCCGTGAAGTTGGTACAGGCAAGTCAAAGAAATTAGCTAAACGGCAAGCTGCCTACAAGATGTGGCAGGCCTTACAGGACAACCCACCAGAATCCTTCCAGAATGATGATGAG gGCGGTGTTGCGGCCCGTTATGCCGATTTGAAAGATAGTAAAATCTCCACATTGACCACGAGCCATAGCCATAAAGTGTCGCAGTTCCACAAACATCTCAAACAGTCTGTTGGCCCCAACCTGGCCAAGTTGCAG gTGACACCACTAAACAATAAGGATTTTAACTTCGTTCAGTTCTTGCAAGAAATAGCATCAGAGCAATCTTTTGAGGTGACCTATGTCGACATAGAAGAAAAGTCTATGACTGGTCTATGTCAGTGTCTTGTCCAGCTTTCCACATTGCCAGTAGCTGTATGCCACGGAGCCGGCCTCACCAGCAAGGATGCCCAGTCATCTGCTGCTCAGAACGCCTTGGAGTATCTCAAGATTATGACCAAAAAGTGA
- the Loqs gene encoding loquacious isoform X9 has product MEGNTVHPHPSVVPGLPPGVIHGMTVHGSGPNGEHIPHGPRRRYQTRPKPNNLQRLPLDEAAKREMESLPTKTPVSVLQELLARRGTVPKYELVQIEGMIHEPTFRYRVTVADLVAMGTGRSKKEAKHSAAKALLDKLTGATPADQTTNGNVPETGAVVPTFEDKLMGNPVGWLQELCMSRFWPPPSYHAENDDNVNRPVSGLPHERQFTIICTLLKRREVGTGKSKKLAKRQAAYKMWQALQDNPPESFQNDDEVTPLNNKDFNFVQFLQEIASEQSFEVTYVDIEEKSMTGLCQCLVQLSTLPVAVCHGAGLTSKDAQSSAAQNALEYLKIMTKK; this is encoded by the exons ATGGAAGGGAATACGGTCCACCCGCATCCATCTGTGGTACCGGGTTTACCACCCGGTGTTATCCATGGAATGACAGTGCACGGCAGTGGACCGAACGGTGAACACATTCCTCACGGTCCAAGACGCCGCTATCAGACCCGACCCAAACCTAATAACTTGCAAAGATTGCCTTTGGACGAGGCGGCCAAGAGG GAAATGGAATCACTTCCTACAAAGACTCCTGTCTCTGTTTTGCAAGAGCTGTTGGCACGTCGTGGAACTGTTCCTAAATATGAACTAGTCCAGATAGAAGGCATGATACATGAACCCACTTTCCGGTACAGAGTAACTGTGGCTGATTTAGTTG cAATGGGCACTGGTCGCTCAAAAAAAGAGGCAAAGCACTCTGCAGCCAAGGCTTTACTGGACAAGTTAACTGGTGCTACACCAGCTGATCAGACTACCAATGGCAATGTTCCTGAAAC tgGTGCTGTAGTACCTACATTTGAAGATAAACTAATGGGTAATCCTGTTGGATggcttcaggagttgtgtatgtCACGATTCTGGCCACCACCATCTTACCATGCTGAAAACGATGACAATGTTAATAGAC CAGTTTCAGGTTTGCCCCATGAACGTCAATTTACGATCATTTGCACATTGCTCAAGCGCCGTGAAGTTGGTACAGGCAAGTCAAAGAAATTAGCTAAACGGCAAGCTGCCTACAAGATGTGGCAGGCCTTACAGGACAACCCACCAGAATCCTTCCAGAATGATGATGAG gTGACACCACTAAACAATAAGGATTTTAACTTCGTTCAGTTCTTGCAAGAAATAGCATCAGAGCAATCTTTTGAGGTGACCTATGTCGACATAGAAGAAAAGTCTATGACTGGTCTATGTCAGTGTCTTGTCCAGCTTTCCACATTGCCAGTAGCTGTATGCCACGGAGCCGGCCTCACCAGCAAGGATGCCCAGTCATCTGCTGCTCAGAACGCCTTGGAGTATCTCAAGATTATGACCAAAAAGTGA
- the Loqs gene encoding loquacious isoform X7 yields the protein MEGNTVHPHPSVVPGLPPGVIHGMTVHGSGPNGEHIPHGPRRRYQTRPKPNNLQRLPLDEAAKRVMREMESLPTKTPVSVLQELLARRGTVPKYELVQIEGMIHEPTFRYRVTVADLVAMGTGRSKKEAKHSAAKALLDKLTGATPADQTTNGNVPETGAVVPTFEDKLMGNPVGWLQELCMSRFWPPPSYHAENDDNVNRPVSGLPHERQFTIICTLLKRREVGTGKSKKLAKRQAAYKMWQALQDNPPESFQNDDEVTPLNNKDFNFVQFLQEIASEQSFEVTYVDIEEKSMTGLCQCLVQLSTLPVAVCHGAGLTSKDAQSSAAQNALEYLKIMTKK from the exons ATGGAAGGGAATACGGTCCACCCGCATCCATCTGTGGTACCGGGTTTACCACCCGGTGTTATCCATGGAATGACAGTGCACGGCAGTGGACCGAACGGTGAACACATTCCTCACGGTCCAAGACGCCGCTATCAGACCCGACCCAAACCTAATAACTTGCAAAGATTGCCTTTGGACGAGGCGGCCAAGAGGGTAATGCGG GAAATGGAATCACTTCCTACAAAGACTCCTGTCTCTGTTTTGCAAGAGCTGTTGGCACGTCGTGGAACTGTTCCTAAATATGAACTAGTCCAGATAGAAGGCATGATACATGAACCCACTTTCCGGTACAGAGTAACTGTGGCTGATTTAGTTG cAATGGGCACTGGTCGCTCAAAAAAAGAGGCAAAGCACTCTGCAGCCAAGGCTTTACTGGACAAGTTAACTGGTGCTACACCAGCTGATCAGACTACCAATGGCAATGTTCCTGAAAC tgGTGCTGTAGTACCTACATTTGAAGATAAACTAATGGGTAATCCTGTTGGATggcttcaggagttgtgtatgtCACGATTCTGGCCACCACCATCTTACCATGCTGAAAACGATGACAATGTTAATAGAC CAGTTTCAGGTTTGCCCCATGAACGTCAATTTACGATCATTTGCACATTGCTCAAGCGCCGTGAAGTTGGTACAGGCAAGTCAAAGAAATTAGCTAAACGGCAAGCTGCCTACAAGATGTGGCAGGCCTTACAGGACAACCCACCAGAATCCTTCCAGAATGATGATGAG gTGACACCACTAAACAATAAGGATTTTAACTTCGTTCAGTTCTTGCAAGAAATAGCATCAGAGCAATCTTTTGAGGTGACCTATGTCGACATAGAAGAAAAGTCTATGACTGGTCTATGTCAGTGTCTTGTCCAGCTTTCCACATTGCCAGTAGCTGTATGCCACGGAGCCGGCCTCACCAGCAAGGATGCCCAGTCATCTGCTGCTCAGAACGCCTTGGAGTATCTCAAGATTATGACCAAAAAGTGA